Proteins encoded in a region of the Desulfofalx alkaliphila DSM 12257 genome:
- a CDS encoding bifunctional ADP-dependent NAD(P)H-hydrate dehydratase/NAD(P)H-hydrate epimerase, whose product MRVVTAAEMRDIDRTAIEQYGIPGVVLMENAGIKVVEAVCEQLGGCVKGRVVTIFVGKGNNGGDGLVVARHLLNKGADVRVLMVADPEQLVGDAALNLNIWHKMGQKVYPVHQPNGINMVKVSLMSTDLVVDAMYGTGFRGAVSEKIGRIIDLINASGLPVIAVDIPSGLEADTGQIKGPCIRANVTVTFGLPKLGMVLEAGVAVTGEMVVADISLPKPLLAGRKMNLLQRNRVRQWIPRRRLAAHKGNFGRVLVVAGSVGMGGAALLTATACLRSGAGLVTLAMPEQLHDGIVGAAPEVMTLPLPQENGVLTAKALGALVDKLKFMDVLAVGPGLTRRDEAVDLVHQLLPHVNIPVVIDADGLNAVAKDLAVLERVAGPVVLTPHPGEMARLLGVTVDEVQQNRISLTRQCAEKWACTVLLKGARTLVATPQGEIYINPTGNPGMATAGSGDVLTGVIAALMAQGLPPAEAAAAGAYLHGMAGDYGALQLGMTGLTAGDILENLPRCIKEVEDY is encoded by the coding sequence ATGAGGGTGGTAACCGCTGCGGAAATGAGAGATATTGACCGGACTGCCATTGAACAGTATGGCATCCCGGGTGTTGTGCTCATGGAAAACGCCGGTATCAAGGTGGTGGAAGCGGTTTGTGAACAGTTGGGCGGCTGTGTTAAGGGCAGAGTAGTTACCATATTTGTTGGCAAAGGTAATAACGGCGGAGACGGCCTGGTGGTGGCCCGGCACCTGTTAAACAAAGGTGCCGATGTACGGGTCTTGATGGTGGCAGACCCTGAGCAGCTGGTGGGTGATGCAGCCCTAAACCTAAACATTTGGCACAAAATGGGGCAGAAGGTATACCCGGTGCATCAGCCCAATGGCATAAACATGGTTAAGGTTTCCTTAATGAGCACCGATCTTGTGGTGGATGCCATGTATGGTACCGGCTTCAGGGGTGCTGTAAGTGAAAAAATTGGCCGCATTATTGATTTAATTAATGCCAGCGGCCTGCCGGTGATTGCAGTGGATATACCTTCGGGCTTGGAGGCGGATACAGGGCAGATTAAGGGCCCTTGTATCCGGGCAAATGTGACAGTTACCTTTGGGCTGCCCAAGTTGGGAATGGTGTTGGAAGCTGGAGTAGCTGTTACCGGTGAGATGGTGGTGGCCGATATTTCCCTGCCTAAGCCGCTCTTGGCGGGAAGAAAAATGAATCTGCTGCAAAGAAATAGGGTGCGGCAGTGGATACCCCGGCGCAGGTTGGCAGCCCATAAGGGGAACTTCGGTCGGGTGCTGGTGGTGGCCGGCTCGGTGGGCATGGGGGGTGCTGCCCTGCTTACTGCCACTGCCTGCCTAAGAAGCGGTGCGGGCTTGGTTACCCTGGCCATGCCGGAGCAATTACATGACGGAATAGTTGGTGCGGCGCCCGAGGTAATGACGCTGCCTTTGCCCCAGGAGAACGGTGTGTTAACGGCAAAGGCCTTAGGCGCCCTTGTGGATAAATTGAAATTTATGGACGTATTGGCTGTGGGGCCCGGTTTAACCCGGCGGGATGAAGCTGTGGACCTGGTGCACCAGTTACTGCCCCATGTCAATATACCGGTGGTTATAGATGCAGACGGGCTTAATGCTGTGGCTAAAGATCTTGCTGTCCTGGAGCGGGTTGCCGGTCCGGTGGTGTTAACCCCGCACCCCGGCGAAATGGCCCGCCTATTAGGTGTGACAGTGGATGAGGTGCAGCAAAATCGCATATCTCTCACCAGGCAGTGTGCGGAAAAATGGGCCTGTACAGTGTTGCTGAAGGGGGCGCGAACCCTGGTAGCAACCCCCCAGGGTGAAATTTATATTAATCCCACCGGAAACCCGGGCATGGCCACCGCCGGCAGTGGGGATGTGCTTACCGGCGTTATTGCTGCCTTAATGGCCCAGGGTCTGCCGCCGGCTGAGGCAGCTGCGGCCGGAGCTTATTTACACGGCATGGCCGGTGATTACGGGGCTTTGCAGTTGGGCATGACCGGACTGACGGCAGGCGATATATTAGAAAACTTGCCCCGGTGCATAAAGGAAGTTGAAGATTATTAG
- the alr gene encoding alanine racemase, protein MSLYPIWAEVNLAAIAHNIGEVCRVIKPGTKVMVAVKANGYGHGAVEVAKTALRSGADSLAVARVNEALELRSHDIDCPILVLGYIPSEQYPEVINHNITPTLYSVESAQKLNQIALQEGQRVKVHIKVDTGMARLGFIPEEETVKEIKQLLELPMLQAEGIYTHFADADNNDKSYTHMQFARFMDFLDRLHGEGIDFEIRHAANSAAIIDLPETHLDMVRPGIMVYGLYPSPHVNTDRVKLRPAMTLKTRVGHVKEVDAGTFVSYGCSYCTPHKTTLATLPVGYADGFTRMLTKGEVLIHGVRAPVVGTICMDQCMVDVGHIKGVKPGDEVAVFGGEQRDAIPVEEVANKLGTINYEVICMVTARVPRLYIHA, encoded by the coding sequence ATGTCATTGTATCCCATTTGGGCGGAAGTGAATTTAGCGGCAATTGCTCATAACATAGGTGAAGTGTGTAGAGTGATCAAGCCCGGTACCAAGGTGATGGTGGCTGTTAAGGCAAACGGCTACGGCCATGGGGCGGTGGAAGTGGCGAAAACTGCCCTGCGCAGTGGGGCAGACAGCCTTGCGGTGGCCCGGGTCAATGAGGCACTGGAACTGCGCAGCCATGATATTGACTGCCCGATACTGGTATTGGGCTACATTCCGTCGGAACAATACCCGGAAGTAATTAATCATAATATTACCCCAACCCTGTATTCCGTTGAATCTGCACAAAAACTAAACCAAATTGCCCTGCAAGAGGGGCAAAGGGTGAAGGTGCATATTAAAGTTGACACCGGTATGGCCCGGTTAGGGTTTATTCCGGAGGAGGAAACTGTAAAAGAAATAAAGCAGTTGCTTGAGCTGCCAATGTTACAGGCTGAAGGTATATATACACACTTTGCCGATGCTGACAACAATGATAAAAGTTATACCCATATGCAGTTTGCCAGGTTTATGGACTTTTTAGACCGGCTGCATGGGGAGGGAATAGACTTTGAAATTCGCCATGCAGCCAACAGTGCAGCCATAATAGATCTTCCGGAAACGCACCTGGATATGGTACGCCCGGGAATAATGGTCTATGGTCTTTACCCCTCCCCCCATGTTAACACAGACAGGGTAAAACTAAGACCGGCCATGACCTTAAAAACAAGGGTCGGGCATGTTAAGGAAGTGGATGCGGGCACCTTTGTCAGTTATGGGTGCAGCTACTGCACGCCACATAAAACCACACTTGCAACGCTGCCGGTGGGTTATGCCGACGGCTTCACCAGAATGCTAACAAAGGGTGAGGTCTTAATCCATGGGGTGCGGGCGCCGGTGGTGGGCACCATTTGCATGGATCAGTGCATGGTTGATGTGGGCCACATAAAGGGTGTAAAACCCGGCGATGAGGTGGCGGTGTTTGGCGGTGAACAAAGGGATGCCATTCCGGTGGAAGAAGTGGCTAATAAACTTGGCACCATCAATTATGAAGTAATATGCATGGTGACGGCCCGGGTACCGCGGCTGTATATACACGCCTAA
- a CDS encoding YeiH family protein, translated as MFILGQTQLAKQQTSLVDTVIKSIPGLILVALVGYGAVQADGWMSANAKSVKSALSLNYVFIAILAGMLIRNTVGVPTVFEPGLKYSTIFTKTGIVIMGTKYTWASLVQVGAVSMVFIAVFLFGTVWVLFKFMPKFKLSDKLGGCLAAGFSICGVSATVATGPAIRAKGQEMAYAIAAILIFGLGMLFILPPIGKLIGLTDVEFGAWAGVAIVNSAQVLAAGFAFGEEAGLVAGIYNMGRVVLLPLVVLYIVMHVLGRESKEAGEINKTQFVMDKFPVFVLAFLALMALNTAGAFSPEELKTASKLMDYAFTLGFASIGLTTRFSDMKAAGKDGLILGFMVALIKAVLALAVIKLILPL; from the coding sequence GTGTTTATTTTGGGTCAGACACAACTAGCCAAACAACAAACTAGCTTGGTAGATACCGTCATTAAATCTATACCCGGACTAATTTTAGTGGCCCTGGTGGGTTACGGGGCAGTTCAAGCAGACGGCTGGATGTCAGCCAACGCCAAATCCGTTAAAAGTGCCTTGAGCTTGAACTACGTTTTCATAGCTATCCTTGCCGGTATGCTAATTAGAAATACTGTGGGTGTGCCCACTGTATTTGAACCCGGTTTAAAATACTCAACAATTTTTACCAAAACCGGTATCGTAATTATGGGTACTAAATACACTTGGGCCAGCTTGGTTCAGGTGGGTGCCGTAAGTATGGTTTTCATCGCAGTATTTTTATTCGGTACAGTATGGGTATTATTCAAGTTTATGCCTAAGTTTAAGCTGTCTGATAAATTGGGCGGCTGTTTAGCAGCAGGTTTTTCAATTTGTGGTGTTTCTGCCACCGTTGCCACCGGTCCTGCCATTCGGGCCAAGGGGCAAGAAATGGCTTACGCCATTGCAGCTATCTTAATCTTTGGTTTGGGAATGCTGTTTATACTGCCACCCATTGGTAAATTAATCGGTTTAACAGATGTGGAATTTGGTGCCTGGGCCGGTGTGGCCATTGTAAACTCCGCTCAGGTGTTGGCAGCAGGTTTTGCCTTTGGTGAAGAGGCCGGTTTAGTGGCCGGTATCTATAACATGGGTAGGGTCGTTCTGTTACCCCTGGTTGTACTATATATTGTAATGCACGTATTGGGTCGTGAGTCCAAAGAAGCCGGTGAAATCAATAAAACCCAGTTTGTTATGGATAAGTTTCCCGTGTTTGTGTTGGCGTTCTTAGCTCTAATGGCGCTGAACACTGCCGGTGCATTTAGCCCTGAGGAACTTAAAACTGCATCTAAGCTTATGGATTACGCCTTTACACTGGGCTTTGCCAGTATTGGTTTAACCACCCGGTTTAGTGATATGAAGGCCGCAGGTAAAGACGGTTTGATTCTCGGCTTCATGGTAGCTTTAATTAAAGCTGTTCTTGCCCTGGCGGTTATCAAACTGATTTTACCCCTATAA
- a CDS encoding universal stress protein codes for MYKNILLAMHGEEVNFDQLIKQTLYLVERSQCKITLLNVIETNLIHYGEVDTLLTATAKQRFIDYINEIGREQSQKVLQAFTESASQKGIQFNWKTREGKPADEIIKELKENNYDLVVLGTKEPGPGNTSSRVKERLAKDHLCTVLMVK; via the coding sequence ATGTATAAAAATATATTGCTGGCCATGCATGGGGAAGAGGTTAACTTTGATCAGCTTATTAAACAAACCTTGTATTTGGTGGAAAGGTCCCAATGCAAGATTACCTTGCTCAATGTTATAGAAACCAATTTAATTCACTACGGGGAGGTGGATACGCTTCTCACTGCCACTGCAAAACAGCGGTTTATTGACTACATAAATGAAATTGGTAGGGAACAATCCCAAAAGGTGCTGCAAGCCTTTACAGAGTCAGCCTCCCAGAAAGGCATTCAGTTCAATTGGAAAACCAGAGAGGGCAAGCCCGCCGATGAAATAATAAAAGAATTAAAGGAGAACAACTATGATCTTGTGGTGTTAGGCACTAAAGAACCCGGCCCGGGAAATACCTCCAGCCGGGTAAAGGAAAGACTGGCCAAAGATCACCTCTGCACAGTATTAATGGTAAAATAG
- a CDS encoding metallophosphoesterase, whose translation MKLFAISDVHLSFDAPVDPNNWDAVTAYKPMDECSIEWKEHYKELYYNWCDMVGDEDVVLMPGDISWATKLNQTVHDMNYLGMLPGLIIAVPGNHDYWWQSLTKVRAALPANMQVIQNDHIILDNIAICGTRGWVCPNNGGGFTEHDEKIYKREIIRLENSLSSVKQPVEEIIVLMHYMPTNEKHERSGFIEVLEKYKVSTVLYGHLHSRAQRYRLPDTAWGINFHLVSADYVKFTPVLIRDTNL comes from the coding sequence GTGAAACTATTTGCCATTAGTGACGTGCATTTATCCTTTGATGCTCCAGTGGACCCTAATAATTGGGATGCTGTGACGGCCTATAAGCCGATGGATGAATGCAGCATAGAGTGGAAAGAACACTATAAAGAATTATATTATAACTGGTGTGATATGGTGGGCGATGAAGACGTGGTACTGATGCCCGGTGATATATCCTGGGCCACTAAGTTGAACCAAACGGTACATGATATGAATTATTTAGGGATGCTGCCGGGACTGATTATTGCTGTGCCCGGAAATCACGATTATTGGTGGCAAAGTCTCACTAAAGTACGTGCAGCACTGCCCGCCAACATGCAGGTTATTCAAAACGACCACATTATTTTAGACAACATTGCCATATGCGGCACCAGGGGGTGGGTGTGCCCCAATAACGGCGGTGGCTTCACTGAACATGACGAGAAGATTTATAAACGGGAAATCATTAGACTGGAAAACTCGCTGAGCAGTGTAAAACAGCCAGTGGAAGAAATAATAGTGCTGATGCACTATATGCCCACCAACGAAAAGCATGAACGGTCAGGATTTATCGAAGTGCTGGAAAAATACAAGGTCAGCACTGTATTGTACGGCCATCTACATTCCCGCGCTCAAAGGTATCGTTTGCCGGACACCGCCTGGGGAATTAATTTTCACCTTGTAAGTGCGGATTATGTTAAGTTTACACCGGTGCTGATTCGAGATACAAATCTTTAA
- a CDS encoding GIY-YIG nuclease family protein has protein sequence MKKKWYYVYILRCCDNSLYTGYTVDIEHRLREHNEGRGSKYVRSRLPAVLVYYEIYPSKESAMAREVELKKLPRKKKLQLIRQY, from the coding sequence ATGAAAAAGAAGTGGTATTATGTTTACATACTACGTTGCTGCGACAATTCACTTTACACCGGGTACACCGTAGATATTGAGCATCGACTGCGGGAACACAATGAGGGTCGGGGCAGTAAATATGTACGCTCGCGGCTGCCTGCAGTATTGGTGTATTATGAAATTTATCCCAGTAAAGAATCGGCCATGGCCAGGGAAGTGGAGTTAAAAAAACTCCCCCGAAAAAAGAAACTGCAGTTAATAAGGCAGTATTAA
- the thrC gene encoding threonine synthase: MHYISTRGQTEPVVSAQAIKQGIAPDGGLFVPERKVSVDLNQLHKMVGAGYAEVAEQILSLYLVDYTPEEVAQCVQGAYGEGKFDHRDIAPVYSLNENLHVLELWHGPTCAFKDMALQILPHLLTKAAQKTGEKDEIVILVATSGDTGKAALEGFKDVPGTKIIVFFPQEGVSQVQRLQMITQAGNNVWVVAVQGNFDDAQSGVKQVFGDLEFNQRLAQRHYKLSSANSINWGRLVPQVVYYFSSYLKLVEKKQLAMGEPVNFVVPTGNFGNILAGYYARQMGLPVKRLICAANANNVLTHFIGTGIYDRNREFLKTISPSMDILISSNLERLLFELTDGDGAQVRKWMGQLKDTGKYQVDDITKQRVQDIFWSAHASDRDTLETIAEVWHRHNYLVDTHTAVAFRVYNDYKEQTGDTTKTVIASTASPFKFNTSVAEAVLGKEKVIDKSEFALLDALSKHTGWQIPAGLRNLDQKEILHKKITAKDGIGTAVADILEAD, from the coding sequence ATGCATTACATAAGCACTAGGGGACAAACCGAGCCGGTGGTTTCAGCACAGGCAATAAAGCAGGGCATTGCGCCCGATGGGGGCTTATTTGTACCGGAGCGCAAGGTGTCAGTGGACCTTAACCAACTGCATAAAATGGTGGGTGCCGGCTATGCAGAGGTGGCTGAGCAAATTCTATCTCTCTACCTTGTGGACTATACCCCCGAAGAAGTGGCCCAATGTGTACAGGGTGCTTACGGGGAAGGAAAATTTGATCACCGGGACATAGCACCGGTTTACTCGCTCAATGAAAACCTGCATGTGTTGGAGCTGTGGCATGGGCCTACCTGTGCCTTTAAGGATATGGCACTACAGATACTACCCCATTTGTTAACTAAGGCTGCCCAGAAAACCGGAGAAAAGGACGAAATAGTAATCTTGGTGGCCACCTCCGGAGATACCGGGAAAGCGGCATTGGAGGGTTTTAAAGATGTGCCGGGAACAAAAATAATTGTTTTCTTCCCCCAAGAAGGTGTCAGCCAGGTGCAGCGGCTGCAAATGATCACCCAGGCCGGCAATAATGTCTGGGTGGTGGCGGTGCAGGGCAACTTTGATGATGCCCAAAGCGGTGTAAAACAAGTATTTGGTGACCTTGAATTTAACCAAAGGCTGGCCCAAAGGCACTATAAACTGTCATCGGCCAACTCCATTAATTGGGGACGCTTAGTGCCCCAGGTGGTATACTACTTTTCTTCATACCTAAAACTGGTGGAGAAAAAACAGTTGGCAATGGGCGAACCCGTCAACTTTGTGGTGCCCACCGGCAACTTTGGCAACATTCTCGCGGGCTACTACGCCAGGCAAATGGGTTTACCGGTAAAACGATTAATTTGTGCCGCCAATGCCAACAATGTACTTACCCACTTTATTGGCACCGGGATATATGACCGTAACAGGGAATTTTTAAAAACAATATCCCCCTCCATGGACATATTAATTTCCAGCAATTTAGAAAGGCTGCTGTTTGAACTTACAGACGGTGACGGGGCCCAGGTGCGCAAGTGGATGGGGCAATTAAAAGATACAGGTAAATATCAGGTGGATGACATTACCAAACAAAGGGTGCAAGACATTTTCTGGTCTGCACACGCATCCGACAGGGATACCTTAGAAACAATTGCAGAGGTTTGGCACCGCCATAACTACCTGGTGGATACTCACACCGCAGTGGCTTTTAGGGTCTACAATGATTATAAAGAGCAAACGGGCGATACCACAAAAACCGTCATTGCCTCCACTGCCAGCCCCTTTAAGTTTAACACCAGTGTTGCGGAGGCGGTTTTGGGTAAAGAGAAGGTGATTGATAAAAGTGAGTTTGCCTTGCTTGATGCCCTGTCCAAGCATACCGGCTGGCAAATTCCTGCGGGATTAAGGAACTTAGACCAAAAAGAAATACTGCACAAAAAAATAACGGCCAAAGACGGCATTGGTACCGCTGTGGCCGATATTCTAGAGGCAGATTAA
- a CDS encoding [Fe-Fe] hydrogenase large subunit C-terminal domain-containing protein has protein sequence MRILYTNNDLCCNCYACVRACPVKAISFQNGKATISKEDCILCGSCVKVCSQGAKVIFDDTKTVQEWHSSGLKTVAIVAPSFSASFDCFPGQFISGLRQLGFSYVLEAAFGAEIHAHRLQDLLAKSDQTVISSACPSVVMLIEKHFPNLINYLSPLQSPMMITGQYAKKTFPQHKTVFIGPCIAKKAESVCGHAGDYIDAVITFRQLKQWFAEQKINLINQPANTHWDSPGANTARLLPLAGGLLKAVGLQSDVSSLDVIEASGPVKCKSILNSISGGFLTPVMVDMLCCDGCIAGPEIANKELCYNKSKKVITYTEEQRNSDSGYKYPADFTPLGPPMDTTRTFYNKQRVKKIFSDRQIWQVLRKTGKKKPKDLTNCGACGYSTCWEKAIAVLKGKAEYQMCLPYLLKQVKELNNSMAMMMIVSSTLDYMASTDSLTGLYNHRSFQQELGKQIKIFRYSNETFALFMIDIDNFKIVNDLYGHDVGDKVLLEVALVLKKIFKNGFVARYGGEEFAVIVPKVSATEALDLGNKLVDTVRNTKFNIFNDGSFIKLTVSAGISCYPINATNKGDLLKLADYSLYQAKIKKDRAVLYSSVLDEIPTEQQQGEVNTISTIKTLNIVINAKDRYTFKHSERVMYYAEVLGKKILLPEDKLKHLRYGAFLHDIGKIHVDMSVLLKPSRLSQEEYEAIKRHPLVGAEIARQIPDLSEAVDVILYHHERYDGKGYPYGLAGTQIPLLGRIVAIADSFDAMTTDRPYRKALSYAEAANELIKNSGSQFDPELVRHFICAIQSIAHINISKAN, from the coding sequence ATGCGGATACTCTATACAAATAATGATTTATGCTGTAATTGTTATGCCTGTGTTCGTGCCTGTCCTGTAAAAGCAATTTCCTTTCAGAACGGTAAAGCCACCATATCAAAGGAAGATTGCATCTTGTGCGGCAGTTGTGTAAAGGTCTGCTCCCAAGGAGCCAAGGTTATATTTGACGACACAAAAACTGTGCAAGAATGGCATAGCAGCGGCCTAAAAACGGTGGCCATTGTGGCACCTTCTTTCAGTGCCTCCTTTGACTGTTTTCCCGGCCAGTTCATTAGCGGCCTGCGGCAACTGGGTTTTTCATATGTTTTAGAAGCAGCCTTTGGTGCAGAGATACATGCCCACCGATTACAGGACCTGCTGGCCAAAAGTGATCAGACCGTTATTTCCTCAGCATGCCCTTCGGTGGTAATGCTGATAGAAAAACATTTCCCTAATTTAATAAACTATCTTTCACCATTACAGTCACCGATGATGATAACCGGTCAATACGCAAAGAAAACTTTCCCCCAACATAAAACCGTTTTCATCGGACCCTGTATAGCCAAAAAAGCTGAGTCCGTCTGCGGTCACGCCGGGGATTACATTGATGCGGTAATTACCTTTAGACAGCTGAAACAATGGTTTGCAGAGCAAAAAATTAATCTAATAAATCAACCGGCCAATACACACTGGGACTCCCCCGGTGCCAACACAGCCAGACTGCTTCCACTGGCAGGGGGGTTATTGAAAGCGGTGGGTTTACAATCAGATGTCAGCTCGCTGGATGTGATTGAAGCCAGCGGGCCGGTAAAGTGCAAGAGTATTTTAAACTCCATCAGCGGCGGCTTTTTGACCCCTGTAATGGTTGATATGCTTTGCTGCGACGGTTGTATCGCCGGCCCGGAAATTGCAAACAAAGAATTGTGTTATAATAAATCCAAAAAAGTGATCACCTATACGGAAGAACAAAGAAACAGCGACAGCGGGTATAAGTACCCGGCTGATTTTACCCCATTGGGGCCCCCTATGGATACCACCCGAACCTTTTACAATAAGCAGCGTGTTAAAAAAATATTTAGCGACCGGCAAATTTGGCAGGTTCTACGGAAAACAGGCAAAAAGAAACCCAAAGACTTAACTAACTGCGGAGCCTGTGGATACAGTACCTGCTGGGAAAAAGCCATAGCGGTGTTAAAGGGCAAGGCTGAATATCAAATGTGCCTACCCTATTTACTTAAACAGGTTAAGGAGTTAAACAACTCCATGGCCATGATGATGATTGTCAGCAGTACCCTTGATTACATGGCCTCCACTGACAGTCTGACAGGTTTATATAATCACCGCAGTTTTCAACAGGAACTGGGAAAACAGATAAAAATTTTCCGCTATTCCAACGAAACCTTTGCGCTGTTCATGATCGATATTGACAACTTTAAAATTGTAAACGACCTCTACGGCCACGACGTCGGTGATAAGGTGCTCCTTGAGGTGGCCTTAGTATTAAAAAAGATCTTTAAAAACGGTTTTGTGGCCCGTTATGGCGGTGAAGAATTTGCAGTGATCGTGCCCAAGGTCTCTGCCACGGAAGCTCTGGATTTGGGAAATAAACTTGTTGACACCGTAAGAAATACTAAATTTAACATTTTTAATGATGGCTCCTTTATTAAGCTTACCGTTTCTGCAGGAATCAGTTGTTATCCCATAAACGCAACCAATAAAGGGGACTTGCTCAAACTGGCTGACTACTCCCTTTACCAGGCTAAAATAAAAAAAGACAGGGCTGTACTCTACTCATCAGTGCTGGACGAAATACCTACGGAGCAGCAGCAGGGTGAAGTAAATACCATCAGTACCATTAAGACCTTAAACATTGTTATTAACGCCAAAGACCGCTATACCTTTAAACACTCCGAGAGAGTGATGTACTATGCAGAAGTATTGGGCAAAAAAATACTTCTGCCCGAAGACAAGCTAAAACATTTAAGATATGGCGCCTTCCTACATGATATTGGAAAAATACATGTGGATATGTCAGTGCTCTTAAAACCAAGCAGATTAAGCCAAGAAGAGTACGAAGCCATAAAAAGACACCCTTTGGTGGGGGCAGAAATTGCCAGGCAAATTCCCGATTTATCCGAAGCCGTGGATGTAATTTTATACCACCACGAACGTTACGACGGCAAAGGCTACCCTTATGGCTTAGCAGGCACACAGATACCCCTTTTAGGGCGGATTGTGGCCATTGCAGACAGCTTTGATGCCATGACCACCGACCGTCCTTACCGCAAGGCACTGAGCTATGCCGAGGCGGCAAATGAGTTAATAAAAAACTCCGGATCACAATTTGACCCGGAGTTGGTAAGGCATTTTATTTGTGCCATTCAAAGCATTGCCCATATCAATATCAGTAAGGCAAATTAA
- a CDS encoding CBS domain-containing protein codes for MSQKLQEIMTTNVATVSPQQSVAEVAQIMSRHNIGSVPVVENGRCVGMITDRDITLRVTAQGQNPANTPVQSVMSTDLVTGNSQMDVHDAASLMARHQIRRLPVVDNGKLSGIVALGDFAVQNIYQDEAGQALSSISEPASPQQM; via the coding sequence ATGTCACAAAAACTGCAGGAGATTATGACTACTAATGTAGCCACAGTTAGCCCCCAACAATCAGTGGCTGAAGTGGCCCAAATAATGAGCCGCCATAATATCGGCTCCGTGCCCGTTGTCGAAAATGGCAGGTGCGTAGGTATGATTACCGACCGTGATATTACACTGCGGGTGACAGCCCAAGGCCAGAACCCCGCAAATACCCCGGTTCAATCGGTAATGTCCACAGACCTCGTCACCGGCAATTCACAAATGGATGTACATGATGCTGCCAGTCTGATGGCCCGGCATCAAATCCGTCGTTTGCCGGTGGTGGACAACGGTAAACTTTCCGGCATTGTGGCCCTGGGGGACTTTGCAGTACAAAACATTTACCAAGATGAAGCCGGACAAGCACTTTCCAGCATTTCCGAGCCGGCTTCACCGCAACAAATGTAA
- a CDS encoding DsrE family protein, with translation MSEMKVLFHVNETEAWTKSLGNITNFLKDQPQGKVEVVANGPSVTAFTGSCQANGGGGCGCSLQKGDLLEQMGRLSNEGVVFAACRNSLKIYDIDEKTLPSFVKVVPAGITEIAAKQSEGYAYIKP, from the coding sequence ATGAGTGAAATGAAGGTGCTCTTTCATGTCAATGAAACAGAGGCTTGGACCAAGTCTTTAGGAAATATTACTAACTTTCTAAAGGATCAACCACAGGGCAAGGTTGAGGTGGTGGCAAACGGGCCTTCGGTCACTGCATTTACCGGCAGTTGCCAGGCTAACGGCGGTGGCGGATGTGGCTGTAGTCTACAAAAGGGAGACTTGCTGGAACAAATGGGCAGGCTGTCCAATGAAGGTGTAGTTTTTGCCGCTTGTCGGAACTCACTTAAAATTTATGACATAGACGAAAAAACCCTGCCCTCCTTTGTTAAGGTGGTGCCGGCGGGTATTACGGAAATTGCGGCCAAACAATCTGAAGGCTATGCCTATATAAAACCTTAA
- a CDS encoding CBS domain-containing protein, whose amino-acid sequence MNVKDIMSTNVVTVNEDTTIENLAKLLIENQISGVPVVNEGHRLVGIVTEGDLLHKEIPPRRPEYVGILGGIIYKGLKTYKEDFKKLAAIKASEIMTKRVVTTTKDSPVEEAASLMVKHKVKRLPVVEGDKIVGIVSRSDIIKNLTE is encoded by the coding sequence ATGAATGTTAAAGATATTATGTCCACCAATGTAGTTACAGTAAATGAAGATACCACCATAGAAAATTTGGCAAAACTACTGATCGAAAACCAAATTTCCGGGGTGCCGGTAGTTAATGAAGGGCATAGGCTTGTGGGCATAGTGACTGAAGGTGATCTGCTGCACAAGGAAATACCCCCCAGAAGGCCGGAGTATGTAGGCATTTTAGGCGGTATTATTTACAAGGGCCTAAAAACATACAAAGAAGACTTTAAAAAGCTAGCGGCCATAAAGGCCTCAGAAATTATGACCAAAAGGGTGGTAACCACCACCAAAGACAGCCCTGTGGAAGAAGCGGCCTCACTGATGGTTAAACACAAGGTTAAGCGCCTGCCGGTGGTGGAAGGTGACAAAATTGTAGGTATTGTAAGCCGCTCAGATATTATTAAAAATCTTACAGAATAA